One genomic region from Mycoplasmoides pirum ATCC 25960 encodes:
- the tilS gene encoding tRNA lysidine(34) synthetase TilS, producing the protein MERLVIGVSGGPDSMALLNHYKNRDIVVCHVNYNLRPTAIRDENIVVDYCKKNNIKYFVLHVDSKNKTQKNFQNWARIVRYDFMHKIAKEYNASRILIAHNLNDFLETAIMQLEKNKKVLYLGIKKHSKYKDIDIYRPLINVWKKDIYKYCESNNIIYGLDESNNSLKYYRNYIRFILSKWSQNKIDFLLKKIIDFNQKQSNLVNQINSIYKKWKKDMNVDYILKYSPEIISSVIYELFKDNEIKYNLNKFNAVLILMQKNNPNKYFRIGNNKKIVVKNKKLLIVN; encoded by the coding sequence ATGGAAAGATTGGTTATCGGTGTTTCTGGCGGACCAGATTCAATGGCATTATTAAATCATTATAAAAATCGTGATATAGTTGTATGCCATGTTAATTACAATTTAAGACCTACAGCAATTCGCGACGAAAATATTGTTGTTGATTATTGTAAAAAAAACAATATTAAATATTTTGTGCTTCATGTTGATAGCAAAAACAAAACTCAAAAAAACTTTCAAAATTGAGCACGTATTGTTCGTTACGATTTTATGCATAAAATTGCTAAAGAATATAATGCTTCAAGAATATTAATTGCACACAACCTTAATGATTTTTTAGAAACTGCAATTATGCAATTAGAAAAAAATAAAAAAGTTCTTTATTTAGGAATTAAAAAACATTCTAAATATAAAGATATAGATATTTATCGACCACTTATAAATGTTTGAAAAAAAGATATTTATAAATATTGTGAAAGTAACAATATTATTTATGGTTTAGATGAATCTAATAATTCATTAAAATATTATCGAAATTATATTAGATTTATATTATCTAAGTGAAGTCAAAATAAAATTGATTTTTTGTTAAAGAAAATAATTGATTTTAATCAAAAGCAAAGTAATTTAGTTAATCAAATTAATTCAATTTATAAAAAATGAAAAAAAGATATGAATGTTGATTATATTTTGAAATACTCACCCGAAATTATTTCATCTGTAATTTATGAATTGTTTAAAGATAATGAAATTAAATATAATTTAAATAAATTTAATGCTGTTTTAATTTTGATGCAAAAAAACAATCCCAATAAATATTTTCGAATCGGAAATAACAAAAAAATAGTGGTTAAAAATAAAAAATTATTAATTGTAAATTAA
- the dnaX gene encoding DNA polymerase III subunit gamma/tau → MTNNALYSKYRPICFKDMFGEEHIVKLLTNAISQNQISHAYIFHGPRGVGKTTAAKLFSKTINCLNLIDNNDACNKCKNCLLINNNQTLDIVELDAASNNGVSEIRNLIETVNYLPTDLKTKIFILDEAHMLTTGAWNALLKTIEDCPEHVVFIFATTEFHKIPLTIISRCQCLSFKPFSESVLFDLISKISNLENIKIESDAIKKIARLAKGAARDAITLLDQVKTYSNDLIISESNINDIFGLLDENKKIDFINLLGTNELEKIIEIINKFESDGVNLNLLINDIFAMLIDIFLYLKYKNINLLKTMSLKTMELVKISDYNQALHLAQIWEELMNKSHFSSNVKYNLELAIFKLNQSETNHNKFEEIEDKNIVDQNKTSKKSILVEKDKEIEFNEKKLLSGFETKEISVNSFSQSNKIDQEVIDENEINDLNCFASEKEQQKFLKETFFSIAKDYDKKCLSKYDKIFKNLLKESDNFSNNIFHLLKFKKILLASNEGIVLLYDSNDEMVFVNNQIFDKKIHQFIYEKFNKPLMFIAVTKGIAKQYSTDFSEIKDQNLISNLNIDKISSLIKNEKKNHTKEFAENLFGDDLKYE, encoded by the coding sequence ATGACCAATAATGCTCTTTATAGTAAATATAGACCAATTTGCTTTAAAGATATGTTTGGTGAAGAACATATTGTTAAATTATTAACAAATGCTATAAGTCAAAATCAAATATCTCATGCATATATTTTTCATGGTCCGAGAGGTGTAGGTAAAACTACAGCTGCTAAACTATTTTCAAAAACAATCAATTGTTTAAATCTAATTGATAACAATGATGCATGCAATAAATGTAAAAATTGTTTATTGATTAATAATAATCAAACATTGGATATTGTTGAATTAGATGCAGCAAGCAATAATGGTGTTTCTGAAATTCGTAATTTAATTGAAACTGTTAATTATTTACCAACTGATTTAAAAACAAAAATTTTTATACTTGATGAAGCTCATATGCTAACTACTGGGGCTTGAAATGCATTATTAAAAACAATTGAAGATTGTCCAGAACATGTTGTTTTTATTTTTGCTACAACAGAATTTCATAAAATTCCACTAACAATTATTTCAAGATGTCAATGCTTAAGTTTTAAACCTTTTTCAGAAAGTGTTTTATTTGATTTAATTTCAAAAATAAGTAATTTAGAAAATATAAAAATTGAAAGCGATGCTATAAAAAAAATTGCTAGATTAGCTAAAGGAGCCGCTCGTGATGCAATAACTTTGTTAGATCAAGTGAAAACATACTCTAACGATTTAATTATTTCAGAATCAAATATTAATGATATTTTTGGTTTATTAGATGAAAACAAAAAAATAGATTTTATAAATCTTTTAGGAACTAATGAGTTAGAAAAAATTATTGAAATAATTAATAAATTTGAATCAGACGGTGTAAATTTGAATTTATTAATTAATGATATATTTGCAATGCTTATAGACATATTTTTATATTTGAAATACAAAAATATAAATTTATTAAAAACAATGTCTTTAAAGACTATGGAATTAGTTAAAATTTCTGATTATAATCAAGCTTTGCATTTAGCTCAAATTTGAGAAGAATTAATGAATAAATCACATTTTAGCTCAAACGTAAAATATAATTTAGAATTAGCAATTTTTAAATTAAATCAAAGTGAAACAAATCATAATAAATTTGAAGAAATAGAAGATAAAAATATAGTTGATCAAAATAAAACATCTAAAAAAAGTATTTTAGTTGAAAAAGATAAAGAGATAGAATTTAATGAAAAAAAATTATTAAGTGGTTTTGAAACAAAAGAAATTAGTGTAAATTCATTTAGTCAATCCAATAAAATTGATCAAGAGGTTATTGATGAGAATGAAATTAATGATTTAAATTGCTTTGCTTCAGAAAAAGAACAACAAAAATTTTTAAAAGAAACTTTTTTTAGCATTGCAAAAGATTACGATAAAAAGTGTTTGTCAAAGTATGACAAAATTTTTAAAAATTTACTAAAAGAATCAGATAATTTTTCAAATAATATCTTTCATTTATTAAAATTTAAAAAAATTTTATTAGCTTCTAACGAAGGCATTGTTTTATTATATGATTCTAATGATGAAATGGTTTTTGTAAATAATCAAATTTTTGATAAAAAAATTCATCAGTTTATTTATGAAAAATTTAACAAACCTTTGATGTTTATTGCTGTGACAAAAGGAATTGCAAAACAATATTCGACAGATTTTTCTGAAATAAAAGATCAAAATTTAATTTCTAACTTAAATATTGATAAAATTAGTAGCTTAATTAAAAATGAAAAAAAGAACCACACAAAAGAATTTGCTGAAAATTTATTTGGCGATGATTTAAAATATGAATAA
- the recR gene encoding recombination mediator RecR, whose amino-acid sequence MNEFLEFEHLVDAIKALPSIGTKNARKIAFFLLKKDQYFIREFISRLQIARSTLKRCIECNNWSKDLKCEICVSPLREKNKLCIVATVDDLLTIEKCQGYNGLYHVLDGELSKQKNIDPDMLNIRNLKEKIYQQNINEILIATNFTIEGELTANYIKLLLKDSPINIYRISLGLPINSSIDYADETTLKMAIQNKQKIK is encoded by the coding sequence ATGAATGAATTTTTGGAATTTGAACATTTAGTAGATGCAATTAAAGCTCTTCCTTCTATTGGAACAAAAAATGCTAGAAAAATTGCTTTTTTTTTATTAAAAAAAGATCAATATTTTATAAGAGAGTTTATTAGTAGATTGCAAATTGCAAGATCAACTTTAAAACGTTGCATTGAATGTAACAATTGAAGTAAAGATCTTAAGTGTGAAATTTGTGTTTCTCCATTAAGAGAAAAAAATAAATTATGTATTGTTGCGACAGTTGATGATTTATTAACTATAGAAAAATGTCAAGGTTACAATGGTTTATATCATGTTTTAGATGGAGAATTATCTAAGCAAAAAAATATAGATCCTGATATGTTAAATATTAGAAATTTAAAAGAAAAAATTTATCAACAAAATATAAATGAAATTTTAATTGCTACCAACTTTACAATTGAAGGGGAATTGACTGCTAATTACATTAAACTTTTATTAAAAGATTCTCCTATCAATATTTATCGAATTTCATTAGGTTTGCCAATTAATTCATCTATTGATTATGCAGATGAAACTACTTTAAAAATGGCAATTCAAAATAAACAAAAAATTAAATAA
- a CDS encoding YbaB/EbfC family nucleoid-associated protein, which produces MNFQKMAEMIKKNQKEMEKKLTEFNNKEFSFEYKNKAIQIKILGDLKIKKIEIDKTLIDPEDKTMLEDMVAEAINEAIEEIEKQKDNIAQESMPKMPGFF; this is translated from the coding sequence ATGAATTTTCAAAAAATGGCTGAAATGATAAAAAAAAATCAAAAAGAAATGGAAAAAAAATTAACTGAATTTAATAACAAAGAATTTAGTTTTGAATACAAAAATAAAGCAATACAAATTAAAATTCTTGGAGATTTAAAAATTAAAAAAATTGAAATTGATAAAACTTTAATTGATCCCGAAGATAAAACTATGTTAGAAGATATGGTTGCTGAAGCGATAAATGAAGCAATTGAAGAAATTGAAAAACAAAAAGATAATATTGCTCAAGAATCTATGCCAAAAATGCCTGGTTTCTTTTAA
- the fldA gene encoding flavodoxin FldA, which produces MKIAIIYGTNLGNTATIAKLIGKELNINKKDIFDVNDAKAEELNSYDAFIMGTSTWGIGDMADGWKEFEFKKLKLDNKVVAIFGLGDSQIYTFSFCNGMGELHRALQKSNKKIKIVGYVDTKNYTFSESKAIYKNKFVGLALDYDNFPEQVESQIKNWIKDIKKYFI; this is translated from the coding sequence ATGAAAATAGCAATTATTTATGGAACTAACTTAGGAAATACTGCAACAATTGCTAAATTAATAGGTAAAGAATTAAATATAAACAAAAAAGACATTTTTGATGTAAATGATGCAAAAGCTGAAGAATTAAATTCATATGATGCTTTTATTATGGGCACTTCAACTTGAGGAATAGGTGATATGGCTGATGGTTGAAAAGAATTTGAATTTAAAAAATTAAAATTAGATAACAAAGTTGTAGCAATTTTTGGATTAGGAGATTCCCAAATATATACATTTAGTTTTTGCAATGGTATGGGTGAATTACATCGTGCATTGCAAAAATCAAACAAAAAAATAAAAATAGTAGGGTATGTTGATACAAAAAATTACACATTCAGCGAATCTAAAGCCATATATAAAAATAAATTTGTTGGTTTAGCATTAGATTATGATAATTTTCCAGAACAAGTTGAATCTCAAATAAAAAATTGAATTAAAGATATAAAAAAATACTTTATTTAA
- the tsaD gene encoding tRNA (adenosine(37)-N6)-threonylcarbamoyltransferase complex transferase subunit TsaD, which yields MIKNNVIIGIETTCDDTGIGIIKNNEILANVIISSVPLHQKYGGIIPEIAARSHETNLLKAYEKALKISNVLQEEITHIAFAETPGLPGCLHTGKIFAKLLALNLKIPLIPLNHLYSHIYSAAINKKDKIKYPCLGLVVSGGHTAIYLVKSPNDIVLLDETQDDAIGEVYDKVGRALNLDYPAGSKIDSLYDETKSKSINFLNPTTNHIAFSYSGIKTATINYINKLKQNNSSIDVVDIVSSFQYLIINDFVKRVKFYLEKYNVEMILLGGGVSANSLLRKELKNINKEIWLPDMEFTNDNGAMHCFYANILINENSKKYKCIFN from the coding sequence ATGATTAAGAATAATGTAATAATAGGAATTGAAACTACCTGTGATGACACAGGGATAGGAATTATAAAGAACAACGAGATTTTAGCCAATGTAATAATTTCTTCTGTTCCATTGCATCAAAAATATGGTGGAATTATTCCCGAAATAGCTGCTAGAAGTCATGAAACAAATTTATTAAAAGCTTATGAAAAAGCATTAAAAATTTCTAATGTTTTACAAGAAGAAATTACGCATATTGCATTTGCAGAAACGCCCGGTTTACCAGGTTGTCTCCACACAGGAAAAATTTTTGCCAAATTATTAGCTTTAAATTTAAAAATACCTTTAATTCCATTGAATCATTTATATTCACATATTTATAGTGCCGCAATCAACAAGAAAGACAAAATAAAATATCCTTGTTTAGGTTTAGTAGTTTCTGGTGGACATACAGCAATTTATTTAGTGAAATCTCCAAATGATATTGTTTTGCTTGATGAAACACAAGATGATGCTATAGGCGAAGTTTACGATAAAGTTGGTAGAGCTTTAAATTTAGATTATCCTGCTGGTTCTAAAATTGACTCATTGTATGATGAAACAAAATCTAAATCAATTAATTTTTTAAATCCTACTACAAATCATATTGCTTTTAGTTATTCTGGCATAAAAACTGCAACAATTAATTACATAAATAAATTAAAACAAAACAATTCTAGTATTGATGTTGTAGATATTGTTTCTTCTTTTCAATATTTAATTATTAATGATTTTGTAAAAAGAGTTAAATTTTATCTTGAAAAATACAATGTTGAGATGATTTTACTAGGCGGCGGAGTTAGTGCAAATTCCTTACTAAGAAAAGAATTAAAAAACATCAATAAGGAAATTTGATTACCTGATATGGAATTTACTAATGACAATGGGGCAATGCATTGTTTCTATGCTAATATTTTAATTAATGAAAATTCAAAAAAATATAAATGTATTTTTAATTAA
- the pth gene encoding aminoacyl-tRNA hydrolase, translated as MSLKLIVGLGNPGEEYKNTRHNAGFMVIDKMIETLNIKLTSNKFKGLYAKSQFNNQDFIIAKPMTFMNLSGTFVRELTDFFKIWPQNILVIYDDFAFDLGQIKLRQKGSSGGHNGMANIIKCMNTDKIKRIRFGVGPLNQNNISNFVLSKFNLSDYLLLDTSIVKSSVAAFSFLEESDFSIVMNKHNK; from the coding sequence ATGAGCTTAAAACTTATAGTAGGATTAGGTAACCCTGGAGAAGAATATAAAAATACTCGACACAATGCTGGTTTCATGGTTATTGATAAAATGATTGAAACACTAAATATCAAGTTAACATCTAATAAATTTAAAGGATTATATGCAAAATCTCAGTTTAATAATCAAGATTTTATAATTGCAAAACCTATGACATTTATGAATTTATCAGGCACATTTGTAAGAGAGTTAACTGATTTTTTTAAAATATGACCACAAAATATTTTAGTTATATATGATGATTTTGCATTTGATTTAGGGCAGATTAAACTACGTCAAAAAGGATCATCAGGCGGTCATAATGGAATGGCAAATATTATTAAATGTATGAATACTGATAAAATTAAAAGAATTAGATTTGGTGTTGGACCATTAAATCAAAATAATATATCTAATTTTGTTTTGAGTAAATTTAATTTATCAGATTATTTATTATTAGACACAAGTATTGTTAAATCATCAGTTGCAGCTTTTAGTTTTTTAGAAGAATCTGATTTTTCAATTGTTATGAATAAGCATAATAAATAA
- a CDS encoding type 2 periplasmic-binding domain-containing protein, with protein MKILLIKLASIFTIILSTIVLLTSCSNNFDNPLIFANFESYMSEDLKSRLKNEFNELKFDFYTSNENMITNFKNGTYTIGNASTYAVIELIKQEELEPIDWSKFNLKKPITNEPINNENDALSLFIEPVRKILTGFDEIPNLLKYCIPYFFQNYLFAYRGQKILDFENPNITWENILDIIGSKPNVFNSARMGGVEDERTLFSVSNLVNSNNQNVNPINLSLKPSIDEYKNVYKQLSNGNRINTRTLGKNPIPIFLNSDSSVILNKLATNSLNGAMMFNGDAIFAAQGGEDALDKLPSSQDFHFVSPIDTPLALDCLVINKKNVVNNDQRMQTTYKILNQTALEGSDSNDPNDFEKLNSDNLFFYGPMLNFSFVQYVSPLKIISGQSNDISDNDKDLNNIDKNIINSVVYTNDYFLNLDDPDLGEAIKNAYTISIPDNIPITNLIESPLNSWQKQTIINSYLRFKEEFWN; from the coding sequence ATGAAAATACTTTTGATTAAACTTGCAAGCATTTTTACTATTATTTTATCAACAATAGTTTTATTAACTTCTTGTTCTAATAATTTTGATAATCCTTTAATATTTGCTAATTTTGAATCTTATATGAGTGAAGATTTAAAAAGTCGATTAAAAAATGAATTCAATGAATTGAAATTCGATTTTTATACTTCTAACGAAAACATGATTACAAATTTTAAAAATGGTACATATACAATTGGCAACGCTTCTACATATGCTGTTATCGAATTGATTAAACAAGAAGAATTAGAACCAATTGATTGAAGTAAATTTAATTTAAAAAAACCAATAACAAATGAACCAATTAATAATGAAAATGACGCCTTGTCGTTATTTATTGAACCAGTTAGAAAAATTTTAACTGGTTTTGATGAAATTCCTAATTTATTAAAATATTGTATTCCTTATTTTTTTCAAAATTATTTATTTGCATACCGTGGTCAAAAAATTTTAGATTTTGAAAATCCAAATATTACTTGAGAAAATATTTTAGATATCATTGGTTCAAAACCTAATGTTTTTAATTCCGCTAGAATGGGCGGAGTAGAAGATGAAAGAACATTATTTTCAGTAAGTAATTTGGTTAATTCAAATAATCAAAATGTTAATCCAATAAATTTAAGTTTAAAACCATCTATTGATGAATATAAAAATGTATATAAACAATTAAGTAATGGTAATCGAATTAATACTAGAACTTTAGGTAAAAATCCCATTCCAATTTTTTTAAATTCAGATAGTAGTGTTATTTTAAATAAATTAGCAACCAATTCTTTAAATGGTGCAATGATGTTTAATGGCGATGCAATTTTTGCAGCACAAGGTGGTGAAGATGCTCTTGATAAATTACCTTCTTCCCAAGATTTTCATTTTGTTTCTCCAATTGATACGCCATTAGCATTAGATTGCTTGGTTATTAATAAAAAAAATGTAGTCAATAATGATCAACGTATGCAAACAACTTATAAAATTTTGAATCAAACAGCATTAGAAGGAAGCGATTCTAATGATCCTAATGATTTTGAGAAATTAAATAGTGATAATTTATTTTTTTATGGACCAATGTTAAATTTTTCATTCGTTCAATATGTATCACCATTAAAAATTATTAGCGGTCAAAGCAATGATATTAGTGATAATGATAAAGATCTTAATAATATTGATAAAAATATAATTAATAGTGTTGTATATACAAATGATTATTTTTTAAATCTTGATGATCCAGATTTGGGAGAAGCAATTAAAAATGCTTACACCATTTCGATTCCAGATAACATTCCTATTACTAACTTAATTGAAAGTCCATTAAATTCATGACAAAAACAAACTATTATTAATTCATATTTACGATTTAAAGAAGAGTTCTGAAATTAA
- a CDS encoding amidohydrolase: MITLWYNGKFYLKENCFAEAILVSDNKIVDVGKTKILLNKKYDKKINLKNKLVLPGFIDSHTHLLNGQITKSFFDLSKINNLKTLIYKSKQFLNNTKNKKLKILKGEKLDYKLFPNLNRFALDKISTSIPIIFRTKDLHTIICNTKALKLSNLFKKNFFFKKKSFIELDNYGFPNGVFKEEAQFLIHNFINDKLKNNFINELTTIAQTANKFGITSVNTCDLIDNNKIEIFNIFKTFTKQNKNLRFFHQYYVSDKKDFLNFLKLDLKDKKMLNQIVSIKLFIDGSLSSRTASLSKKYKDNKKSFKIKFSAKELSELCKLINKYKYPIVSHSIGDKASLEILKEYKKLKNNIRNGIIHLQIATPKIINLLKETKTIVLSQPIFLNEDLLILKNILNSYLIRHSYNFKTLIRNNIHLSFGTDFPVSSLNPWENIYCALFRTSLKEKNNFSTFQENEKLNIFECIDAYTKEGAYASFAEKKLGKISKNYLADFIVLNQNIFKLKNLKNILKTKVMQTVVNGKIVYRK, translated from the coding sequence TTGATTACACTTTGATACAATGGCAAATTTTATTTAAAAGAAAATTGTTTTGCAGAAGCAATTTTAGTTTCAGACAATAAAATTGTTGATGTTGGAAAAACTAAAATTTTATTAAATAAAAAATATGACAAAAAAATTAATTTAAAGAATAAATTAGTTCTTCCTGGTTTTATAGATAGTCATACTCATTTGTTAAATGGTCAAATAACAAAATCTTTTTTTGATTTAAGCAAAATAAATAATTTAAAAACTTTAATTTATAAATCCAAACAATTTTTAAATAATACAAAAAATAAAAAATTAAAAATTTTAAAAGGTGAAAAATTAGATTATAAATTATTTCCAAATTTAAATCGTTTTGCACTTGATAAAATATCAACATCAATTCCTATTATTTTTCGCACAAAAGATTTGCATACAATTATTTGCAATACAAAGGCATTGAAATTATCTAATTTATTTAAAAAGAATTTTTTCTTTAAAAAGAAATCTTTTATTGAATTAGATAATTATGGATTTCCTAATGGAGTTTTTAAAGAAGAAGCTCAATTTTTAATTCATAATTTTATAAATGATAAATTAAAGAATAATTTTATTAATGAATTAACGACAATTGCACAAACAGCAAATAAATTTGGAATTACATCTGTCAATACTTGTGATTTAATTGATAATAATAAAATAGAGATTTTTAATATTTTTAAAACTTTTACTAAACAAAATAAAAACCTTAGGTTTTTTCATCAGTATTATGTTAGTGACAAAAAAGATTTTTTAAATTTTTTAAAACTTGATTTGAAAGATAAAAAAATGCTTAATCAAATTGTTTCGATTAAATTATTCATTGATGGATCTTTATCAAGCAGAACTGCAAGTTTGTCTAAAAAATACAAGGATAATAAAAAATCTTTTAAGATAAAATTTAGTGCAAAAGAATTATCTGAATTATGTAAATTGATTAATAAATATAAATATCCCATTGTTTCTCATTCAATCGGCGATAAAGCTTCGTTAGAAATATTAAAAGAGTATAAAAAATTGAAAAATAATATTAGAAATGGAATTATTCATTTACAAATAGCTACACCCAAAATAATTAATTTATTAAAAGAAACTAAGACAATTGTTTTATCACAACCAATTTTTTTAAATGAAGATTTGTTGATTTTAAAAAATATTTTAAATAGTTATTTAATTAGACATTCTTATAATTTTAAAACATTAATTAGAAATAATATTCATTTATCATTTGGGACAGACTTTCCAGTATCCTCCTTAAATCCTTGAGAAAATATTTATTGTGCATTATTTAGAACATCATTAAAAGAGAAAAATAACTTTTCTACATTTCAAGAAAATGAAAAATTAAATATATTTGAATGTATTGACGCATATACTAAAGAAGGTGCTTATGCATCTTTTGCAGAAAAAAAACTAGGTAAAATTTCAAAAAATTATTTAGCTGATTTTATTGTCTTAAATCAAAACATTTTTAAACTAAAAAATTTAAAAAATATTTTAAAAACTAAAGTTATGCAAACAGTAGTTAATGGTAAAATTGTTTATCGCAAATAG
- a CDS encoding NAD(P)-dependent alcohol dehydrogenase — protein MFNLKLSGNKMNINKRIPVKGFAMTNAKSKFQSFEFTRRALKSNDVLIKIKYAGICHSDIHTARSEWGTCNYPIVPGHEIAGEVVAIGNKVKKFKIGDYAGVGCMVNSCQKCSKCKAGYEQNCDKGVFTYNSKDIFNNDEIQQGGYSNYIVVTENFVIKVPKDAPLQYVAPLLCAGITTYAPVVFSKVKKGQNVAIAGFGGLGVMALKYAKKFGANIYVFARNNKKEKEAKKLGVKKLYTSLEDVKEEFDLIISTIPNKYDVMEYVKLLKYGGEMCILGIPPAESKWSINPSDLVFVNHKKIYGSLIGGIALTQKMLNFSLKNKIYPEIEVINPAQIDEAWEKMTTGKGKFRYVINMKNFK, from the coding sequence ATGTTTAATCTTAAATTATCAGGTAATAAAATGAATATAAATAAAAGAATTCCAGTTAAAGGGTTTGCAATGACAAATGCTAAAAGTAAATTTCAATCTTTTGAATTTACTAGAAGAGCATTAAAGTCTAATGATGTTCTAATTAAAATTAAGTATGCAGGTATATGTCATTCAGACATTCATACAGCAAGATCAGAATGAGGAACTTGCAATTATCCCATTGTTCCGGGACATGAAATAGCTGGTGAAGTAGTAGCAATAGGTAATAAAGTTAAAAAATTTAAAATTGGTGACTATGCCGGCGTTGGTTGTATGGTAAATAGTTGCCAAAAATGTAGTAAATGCAAAGCTGGTTATGAACAAAATTGTGATAAAGGTGTATTTACTTATAATTCAAAAGATATATTTAATAATGATGAAATACAACAAGGTGGTTATTCCAACTATATTGTAGTAACAGAAAATTTTGTAATTAAAGTGCCTAAGGATGCTCCATTACAATATGTAGCGCCATTATTATGTGCCGGAATTACTACATATGCACCTGTTGTTTTTTCTAAAGTTAAAAAAGGTCAAAATGTTGCAATTGCTGGATTTGGTGGTCTAGGAGTTATGGCATTAAAATATGCAAAAAAATTTGGTGCTAATATTTATGTGTTTGCCAGAAATAACAAAAAAGAAAAAGAAGCTAAAAAACTTGGTGTTAAAAAACTATATACTTCTTTAGAAGATGTTAAAGAAGAATTTGATTTAATTATTTCTACAATTCCAAATAAATATGATGTTATGGAATATGTTAAATTACTTAAATATGGTGGAGAAATGTGTATTTTAGGTATTCCACCAGCTGAATCTAAATGAAGTATAAATCCTTCTGATTTAGTTTTTGTAAATCACAAAAAAATTTATGGTTCTCTTATTGGTGGAATTGCTTTAACTCAAAAAATGTTAAATTTTTCATTAAAAAATAAAATTTATCCTGAAATTGAAGTTATTAATCCAGCACAAATTGATGAAGCTTGAGAAAAAATGACAACTGGAAAAGGTAAATTTAGATACGTAATAAATATGAAAAATTTTAAATAG